One part of the Nitrosophilus kaiyonis genome encodes these proteins:
- a CDS encoding archaemetzincin family Zn-dependent metalloprotease — protein sequence MCNFDRVLIKTFSLNDKYFIDFLLKKISEVLKIDAYYLNNSPLPYDAYDGFRKQFLAEKFLENLILEKSEESEIILGVTSVDLYEPGLNFVFGMASPFYSVAIISTKRLHNLFYALPEDKSLFFERSLKEAIHEIGHTLGLEHCPNPKCVMHFSNSIVDTDKKSYNFCDNCWEKAKDKLCIKV from the coding sequence ATGTGTAATTTTGATAGAGTATTAATAAAAACTTTTTCATTAAATGATAAATATTTTATTGATTTTCTATTAAAAAAGATTTCTGAAGTTTTAAAAATAGATGCTTATTATCTTAATAATTCCCCTTTACCATATGATGCATATGATGGATTTAGAAAGCAGTTTTTAGCTGAAAAATTTTTAGAAAATCTTATTTTAGAAAAAAGTGAAGAGAGTGAAATAATTCTTGGAGTTACTTCAGTTGATTTATATGAGCCTGGACTAAATTTTGTTTTTGGTATGGCATCTCCTTTTTACTCTGTTGCAATAATTTCTACAAAAAGACTTCACAATTTATTTTATGCCCTACCTGAAGATAAATCTTTGTTTTTTGAAAGAAGTTTAAAAGAAGCTATACATGAGATAGGACACACATTAGGTCTTGAACACTGCCCAAATCCAAAATGTGTTATGCATTTTTCAAATTCAATTGTTGATACAGATAAAAAAAGCTATAATTTTTGTGATAACTGTTGGGAAAAAGCAAAAGATAAACTTTGTATAAAGGTTTGA
- a CDS encoding cation-translocating P-type ATPase yields MKPFKLSKEKLFLEFRTSKNGLSKKEVKKRLKDFGFNIIQTRKKKNYIKEYLKEYTEFFPILLIIAGILALIADYFQPNEGNDILAYAIFGAVFINANFTFWQKYKADKTMEALLQLMPTYVKVRREGKIFKIDSKELVPGDIMILEEGDKIAADGVLIEVNNFYIDTSAIDGESKPKKREIYPGDAKREIDAKNMVYAGCVVVRGSAEAVVVATSMATEFGKIATLTQNVQKSLTPLEKEIIRMTKILTILALLAGVVFFVLGILSNKGFLIASIFALSLIVANVPEGLLPTITLSLSLAAQRMAKRKALIKNLASVQTLGSVTTICTDKTGTLTKNQMTVKEIYLANGDDIEVTGEGYEIEGEFIFKNRYTDKQLLKDLLIAGWCNSRAIVEKDKAIGDPTEIALVVAAKKYKIDIKNCKKIKENPFSSERKMMSTLVEIDNKKVLYVKGAPEKILERSTHFYNGKNIIKLDTTAKKRFENKLEELESRAFRVLTIAIGKEDKEENLTILGFVAMKDPPREEVKEAVEKCYQAKIKIMMITGDNAITAKAIAKEIGLQFDGVLTGDEIEKVDEEKLQEILKNKVYIFARMASAQKLKIASALQKNGEVVAMTGDGVNDAPALKKADIGVGMGSGTDVAKEASDMILLDDNFRSIVAAIEEGRTVYFNIKKFVTYILSSNVPEIVPYVLSFFLKIPNPLSVIQILSIDLGSDMLPGLALGSEKPEKNIMNRPPVGKKEKILDFEVFKRGYFMLGVIEASAAMFAFITFLLNHGWHYGEVHISDPILYRQAMTMTLLGAVTCQLANVWTLRSWDFNIWEIDLKSNKLLFFAMFAVFVWIWALLNVPVVQKIFNTAHVPIQDLWVLLPFPIILFITNETYKYIKKRKILI; encoded by the coding sequence ATGAAGCCTTTTAAATTAAGTAAAGAGAAACTTTTTTTAGAATTTAGGACATCCAAAAATGGATTGAGTAAAAAAGAGGTAAAAAAAAGGCTTAAAGATTTTGGATTTAATATTATTCAAACTAGGAAGAAAAAGAATTATATAAAAGAGTATTTGAAAGAGTATACAGAGTTTTTCCCCATTCTTCTTATAATTGCTGGTATTTTAGCCCTTATAGCAGACTATTTTCAGCCAAATGAGGGAAATGATATTTTAGCTTATGCAATATTTGGTGCAGTTTTTATAAATGCAAATTTTACTTTTTGGCAAAAATATAAAGCAGATAAGACAATGGAAGCTCTTTTACAACTTATGCCTACATATGTAAAAGTAAGAAGAGAGGGCAAAATTTTCAAAATTGACTCAAAAGAGCTTGTCCCTGGTGATATTATGATTTTAGAAGAAGGGGATAAGATTGCTGCAGATGGTGTTTTAATAGAAGTAAATAATTTTTATATTGATACATCAGCAATTGATGGTGAATCAAAACCGAAAAAAAGAGAAATTTATCCGGGAGATGCGAAAAGAGAAATTGATGCAAAAAATATGGTTTATGCTGGATGTGTTGTAGTTAGAGGAAGTGCAGAAGCAGTTGTTGTAGCAACTTCAATGGCAACAGAGTTTGGAAAAATTGCAACTTTAACCCAAAATGTACAAAAATCTTTAACTCCTTTAGAAAAAGAGATTATAAGAATGACAAAAATTTTGACAATTTTAGCTCTTTTAGCTGGAGTTGTCTTTTTTGTTTTAGGGATTCTTTCAAATAAAGGATTTTTAATAGCATCCATTTTTGCTCTTTCATTGATTGTTGCAAATGTCCCAGAAGGTCTTCTTCCAACTATTACTTTATCTCTTTCTTTAGCAGCTCAAAGAATGGCAAAAAGAAAGGCTTTGATAAAAAATCTTGCTTCTGTTCAAACTCTTGGAAGTGTAACAACAATATGTACTGATAAAACAGGAACTTTAACAAAAAACCAAATGACTGTAAAAGAGATTTATTTGGCTAATGGTGATGATATAGAAGTTACGGGAGAAGGTTATGAGATAGAAGGAGAATTTATATTTAAAAATAGATATACAGATAAACAATTATTAAAAGATCTTTTGATTGCTGGATGGTGTAACTCAAGAGCTATTGTTGAAAAAGATAAAGCTATCGGTGATCCAACGGAGATTGCATTAGTAGTAGCTGCAAAAAAATATAAGATTGATATAAAAAATTGTAAAAAGATAAAAGAGAATCCTTTTAGTAGTGAAAGAAAAATGATGTCAACTTTGGTAGAGATTGATAATAAAAAAGTTTTATATGTAAAAGGAGCACCTGAAAAGATTTTAGAAAGATCAACGCATTTTTATAATGGGAAAAATATTATAAAACTTGATACAACTGCAAAGAAAAGATTTGAAAATAAGCTTGAAGAGTTAGAGAGTAGAGCTTTTAGAGTACTTACAATAGCAATCGGAAAAGAAGACAAAGAGGAGAACTTGACTATTTTAGGTTTTGTAGCTATGAAAGATCCTCCAAGAGAAGAGGTAAAAGAAGCAGTTGAAAAATGTTATCAAGCAAAAATAAAGATAATGATGATAACTGGTGATAATGCTATAACTGCTAAGGCAATTGCTAAAGAGATAGGATTGCAATTTGATGGGGTTTTAACAGGTGATGAAATAGAAAAGGTTGATGAAGAAAAGTTACAAGAAATTTTAAAAAATAAAGTATATATATTTGCAAGAATGGCAAGTGCACAAAAGTTAAAAATTGCGAGTGCTTTGCAAAAAAATGGGGAAGTAGTTGCAATGACAGGTGATGGAGTTAATGATGCTCCAGCACTGAAAAAAGCAGATATTGGCGTAGGCATGGGAAGTGGTACAGATGTGGCAAAAGAGGCGAGTGATATGATTTTACTTGATGATAATTTTAGATCTATTGTTGCTGCTATAGAAGAGGGTAGGACAGTATATTTTAATATCAAAAAATTTGTAACATATATTTTATCTTCTAATGTACCAGAAATTGTTCCTTATGTTTTATCATTTTTTCTTAAAATTCCAAATCCGCTATCTGTTATTCAAATATTATCTATAGATTTGGGTTCAGATATGCTACCTGGTCTTGCTCTTGGAAGTGAAAAACCAGAAAAAAATATTATGAACAGGCCTCCTGTTGGAAAAAAAGAGAAAATTTTGGATTTTGAAGTATTCAAAAGAGGCTACTTTATGTTAGGTGTTATTGAAGCTAGTGCTGCAATGTTTGCATTTATTACCTTTTTATTAAATCATGGATGGCATTATGGAGAGGTTCATATAAGTGATCCTATTTTATATAGACAGGCTATGACAATGACTTTACTTGGTGCAGTAACATGTCAGTTAGCAAATGTATGGACACTTAGAAGCTGGGATTTTAATATATGGGAGATAGATTTAAAATCAAATAAATTGCTCTTTTTTGCTATGTTTGCGGTATTTGTATGGATTTGGGCGTTACTTAATGTGCCTGTAGTTCAAAAAATATTCAATACAGCTCATGTACCAATTCAAGATTTATGGGTGCTACTTCCTTTCCCTATTATATTGTTTATTACAAATGAAACATATAAATATATTAAAAAAAGAAAAATATTAATTTAG
- the nrdD gene encoding anaerobic ribonucleoside-triphosphate reductase, with product MRREEILKMLEHKRTKCMVYTRVMGYHRPVESFNIGKKGEHKERKQFREEKCKITI from the coding sequence ATGAGAAGAGAAGAGATTTTAAAAATGTTAGAACATAAAAGAACAAAATGTATGGTGTATACAAGAGTTATGGGATATCATAGACCAGTAGAAAGTTTTAATATTGGTAAAAAAGGAGAGCATAAAGAGAGAAAGCAATTTAGAGAGGAAAAATGCAAAATAACAATATAA
- a CDS encoding CoB--CoM heterodisulfide reductase iron-sulfur subunit B family protein translates to MSLKYALYTGCTARESTPELLKSTLAVAKKLGIEIVLLDEASCCGASHLQDFDDFLSLVLNARNICYAEKLDLPMITICNTCQLNTALTKKRLDENEELKSKVNEKLAEVGLEYKGTVSVRHFLYALIEDYGLDKIREKVEKPLSQFNIAPFYGCHNIRPSELHHYTNKTKESAYNPTSLDDLIKALEGNSVDYEHKNKCCGFHVDLQAPHTANRLSGNALVDAIDNDADMMVTPCPLCHLNLDVKQHAASKEVGRDIKLPILHLPQLIGLALGCTPEELGLNHNVTSVNIV, encoded by the coding sequence ATGAGTTTAAAATATGCACTATATACTGGATGTACGGCAAGAGAAAGTACCCCTGAACTTTTAAAATCAACTTTGGCAGTTGCTAAAAAACTTGGAATCGAGATAGTTTTACTTGACGAAGCAAGCTGTTGTGGAGCAAGCCATCTTCAAGATTTTGATGATTTTTTAAGCCTTGTTTTAAATGCAAGAAATATCTGCTATGCAGAAAAACTTGATCTTCCTATGATTACAATCTGTAATACTTGTCAATTAAACACAGCTTTAACAAAAAAAAGACTTGATGAAAATGAAGAGTTGAAATCAAAAGTAAATGAAAAACTTGCTGAAGTTGGCTTAGAATATAAAGGAACAGTATCAGTTAGACATTTCTTATATGCACTTATTGAAGATTATGGTCTTGATAAAATAAGAGAAAAAGTTGAAAAACCACTTAGTCAATTTAATATTGCACCTTTTTATGGATGCCATAATATTAGACCAAGTGAACTTCATCATTATACAAATAAAACAAAAGAGTCAGCCTATAATCCAACAAGCCTTGATGATTTGATAAAAGCTTTAGAAGGAAACAGTGTTGATTATGAACATAAAAACAAATGTTGTGGATTTCATGTAGATTTACAAGCACCACATACTGCAAATAGATTAAGCGGCAATGCTCTTGTAGATGCTATAGACAATGATGCAGATATGATGGTAACACCTTGCCCACTATGTCATCTAAACCTTGATGTGAAACAGCATGCAGCCTCAAAAGAGGTAGGAAGAGATATAAAACTGCCTATTCTTCATCTTCCTCAATTAATAGGTTTAGCTCTTGGATGTACTCCTGAAGAGTTAGGCTTAAATCATAATGTAACTTCTGTAAATATAGTCTAA
- a CDS encoding KaiC domain-containing protein, protein MYPSSQVPKIRKDKIFIGKELISKAPKIEGVPSGIEGLDDLFFIIETKKKKIEKKSLKGIPKYSVLQVTGVSDTGKSIMVEQFAVTQANRGEKVVFITVETPAIFTINSLKLRAAALGYDFNKIDKNLILIDVATDNALRENIPDLIATMSYAFDTYDAKFTVIDSITGLFENKEMTARTIIRKLYNVMKENFQTALVVSQKRGSHEELTAEAAGGYAVGHILDGTLVLAKELINSSYKANLYHKKIGEIIRLFRIDGCRLSAHDTDTHHMQITDTGLIVIGESIVEH, encoded by the coding sequence ATGTATCCCTCTTCACAAGTTCCAAAGATCAGAAAAGATAAAATATTTATCGGAAAAGAACTTATTTCAAAAGCTCCAAAAATTGAAGGAGTTCCTTCTGGTATAGAGGGTCTTGATGATCTATTTTTTATAATAGAAACAAAAAAGAAAAAAATTGAGAAAAAATCACTTAAAGGAATTCCTAAATATTCAGTATTACAAGTCACTGGAGTAAGTGATACAGGAAAATCTATAATGGTTGAACAGTTTGCAGTTACTCAAGCAAATAGGGGCGAAAAAGTAGTATTTATAACTGTTGAGACTCCAGCAATTTTTACAATTAATTCTCTAAAACTTAGAGCTGCTGCTCTTGGATATGATTTTAATAAAATCGATAAAAATCTTATTTTAATAGATGTAGCAACAGATAATGCTTTACGAGAAAATATTCCAGATTTAATTGCTACAATGAGCTATGCTTTTGATACATATGATGCAAAATTTACTGTTATTGACTCAATTACAGGGCTTTTCGAAAATAAAGAGATGACTGCAAGAACAATAATAAGAAAGTTATATAATGTTATGAAAGAGAATTTCCAAACTGCTCTTGTTGTTTCACAAAAAAGAGGAAGCCATGAAGAGCTTACTGCAGAAGCTGCAGGAGGTTATGCAGTAGGGCATATTTTAGATGGAACTTTGGTTTTAGCAAAAGAGCTTATAAACTCCTCTTATAAAGCAAATCTTTATCATAAAAAAATTGGAGAAATAATAAGACTATTTAGAATAGATGGTTGCCGCTTAAGTGCTCACGATACAGATACCCACCATATGCAAATAACTGATACTGGTCTTATTGTAATCGGAGAATCAATAGTAGAACATTAA
- a CDS encoding bifunctional 3,4-dihydroxy-2-butanone 4-phosphate synthase/GTP cyclohydrolase II: MPIKRVKEAIEEIKKGNMVVMIDDEDRENEGDLVYAATFSTPEKVNFMASAARGLICVAISKNIAKKLQLEPMVKDNNSQHETAFTVSVDAKEATTGISAYERDLTIKLLASPLSTSEDFVKPGHIFPLIAKEGGVLVRTGHTEGSVDLCKLAGLREAAVICEIMNENGTMARRDDLETFAKKHNLKIVYISDLVEYRLRNESLVRKVDEKDIEFFNIKAKEIVYEDHLKNRHTAIIFYNLKKTANVKFHNVIKDRDLLLNQDRFKSLINSIEYIKKNSGVLVFIDNPMGVSDQTKEYGVGAQILKDLGIEKIKLLTSKKGKEFVGLSGFGLDIIDEIEI; the protein is encoded by the coding sequence ATGCCTATCAAGAGAGTAAAAGAAGCGATTGAAGAGATAAAAAAAGGTAATATGGTTGTTATGATAGATGATGAAGATAGAGAAAATGAAGGTGATTTAGTATATGCTGCAACTTTTAGTACACCTGAAAAAGTAAATTTTATGGCAAGTGCCGCAAGAGGTTTGATTTGTGTGGCAATTTCAAAAAATATTGCAAAAAAGCTCCAGCTTGAGCCAATGGTAAAAGATAATAATTCACAACATGAAACTGCTTTTACAGTTTCTGTTGATGCAAAAGAGGCAACAACTGGAATATCAGCATATGAAAGGGATTTAACTATAAAACTTCTAGCTTCTCCATTAAGCACATCAGAGGATTTTGTAAAGCCAGGACATATTTTTCCATTAATTGCAAAAGAGGGTGGGGTATTAGTTAGAACCGGGCATACTGAGGGTTCAGTTGATTTATGCAAACTTGCTGGATTAAGAGAAGCTGCTGTAATTTGTGAGATAATGAATGAAAATGGAACTATGGCAAGACGTGATGATTTAGAGACATTTGCGAAAAAACATAATTTAAAAATTGTTTATATTTCTGATCTTGTTGAATATAGATTAAGAAATGAGTCTTTGGTAAGAAAGGTTGATGAAAAAGATATAGAATTTTTTAATATAAAAGCAAAAGAGATAGTTTATGAAGATCATCTTAAAAATAGGCATACTGCTATTATTTTTTATAATTTGAAAAAAACTGCAAATGTAAAATTTCATAATGTTATAAAAGATAGAGATCTTTTATTAAATCAAGATAGATTCAAATCTTTAATAAATTCTATAGAATATATAAAGAAAAACAGTGGTGTTTTGGTTTTTATAGATAACCCTATGGGAGTAAGCGATCAAACAAAAGAGTATGGAGTAGGTGCTCAAATATTAAAAGATTTAGGTATAGAAAAAATAAAACTTTTAACATCCAAAAAAGGCAAAGAGTTTGTTGGTTTAAGTGGATTTGGTTTAGATATAATCGATGAAATTGAAATTTAA
- a CDS encoding class II SORL domain-containing protein, protein MPKINRYVDISEVERESKKDYIDRHSPFVHCESSAKKGEKFKVKVKVGNEYSHPDDFDHYIAYVQLWDGERLLGQATFTPGTLGNEKSQVEVDFYIIPQKNLTLTAMSYCTKHGLWESDPVKVEVTE, encoded by the coding sequence ATGCCAAAAATAAACAGATATGTAGATATCAGTGAAGTAGAAAGAGAGTCTAAAAAAGATTATATCGACAGACATTCACCTTTTGTTCATTGTGAAAGTAGTGCAAAAAAAGGTGAAAAATTTAAAGTAAAAGTAAAAGTTGGAAATGAATATTCACATCCTGATGATTTTGATCACTATATTGCTTATGTTCAACTTTGGGATGGTGAGAGACTACTTGGACAAGCAACTTTTACTCCCGGAACTTTAGGAAATGAAAAAAGCCAAGTAGAAGTTGATTTTTATATCATTCCACAAAAAAATCTTACATTAACTGCAATGAGTTACTGTACAAAACATGGTTTATGGGAAAGCGATCCTGTAAAAGTAGAAGTAACTGAATAA
- a CDS encoding succinate dehydrogenase/fumarate reductase iron-sulfur subunit, producing the protein MKVTLKVFRFNAETDYLPHYDTIEMDVGEDEVVLDVLNKIKWEHDGSFTYRRSCRHGICGSCAIKVNGRSTLACKERMVDMIELFGNELTFEPVSKKRVIKDMVVDKSDFWEKHDSIIPYLVAEIDEHPESENIVSPEDAEKLEEADYCIQCGCCYYACPVVNEANEQYFGPAALVKAYRFNADIRDNDKKERLEIVDKLGQGVWDCVKCFECTEACPKELDPMSKITKLHNQLFEEGVVEHNVASRHAVGFKKSIEKHGILDEGHLVAYSEGFAVFKHIPEALAMFKKGKIVFPWNMPKSKNLDEIKKLIKISSTAKF; encoded by the coding sequence ATGAAAGTAACTTTAAAAGTATTTAGATTTAATGCTGAAACCGATTATCTTCCCCATTACGACACAATTGAGATGGATGTTGGAGAAGATGAAGTAGTATTGGATGTTTTAAATAAAATCAAATGGGAGCATGACGGAAGCTTTACATATAGAAGAAGTTGTAGACACGGAATCTGTGGAAGTTGTGCAATCAAAGTAAATGGAAGAAGCACCCTTGCTTGTAAAGAGAGAATGGTAGATATGATTGAGCTTTTTGGAAATGAGCTTACTTTTGAGCCTGTTTCTAAAAAGAGAGTTATTAAAGATATGGTTGTAGATAAGAGTGATTTTTGGGAAAAACATGACTCAATTATACCTTATCTTGTTGCAGAGATTGATGAACATCCAGAAAGTGAAAATATAGTTTCTCCTGAAGATGCAGAAAAACTTGAAGAAGCTGATTATTGTATTCAATGTGGTTGCTGCTATTATGCATGTCCTGTTGTAAATGAAGCTAATGAACAATATTTTGGACCTGCTGCTTTAGTTAAAGCTTATAGATTTAATGCAGATATAAGAGATAATGATAAAAAAGAGAGACTCGAAATTGTTGATAAACTTGGACAAGGTGTTTGGGATTGTGTTAAATGTTTTGAGTGTACCGAAGCTTGTCCAAAAGAACTTGATCCTATGAGCAAAATAACAAAACTTCATAATCAACTATTTGAAGAAGGCGTAGTTGAACATAATGTTGCAAGTCGCCATGCTGTTGGATTTAAAAAATCTATCGAAAAACATGGTATTTTAGATGAAGGACATTTAGTAGCATACAGTGAAGGATTTGCAGTATTTAAACATATTCCAGAAGCTTTAGCAATGTTTAAGAAAGGAAAAATAGTCTTTCCTTGGAATATGCCTAAATCTAAAAATCTTGATGAAATTAAAAAACTTATAAAAATATCATCTACAGCTAAATTTTAA
- a CDS encoding YbgC/FadM family acyl-CoA thioesterase has protein sequence MKIRVYYEDTDLGGVVYYANYLKFCERARSEIFFKNNLLPVKDGCHFVVTEIKAKYIKPARFADILEVETKVLEIKRVYIKLKQIIYKNSEKIFEMEIKLAFICNDRPSAIPQDFLNLFEKL, from the coding sequence ATGAAAATAAGAGTATATTATGAAGATACAGACCTTGGTGGAGTTGTTTATTATGCTAATTATTTGAAATTTTGTGAAAGAGCAAGGAGTGAGATTTTTTTTAAAAACAATCTTCTTCCTGTTAAAGATGGATGTCATTTTGTTGTTACTGAAATTAAAGCAAAATATATAAAGCCCGCTAGATTTGCAGACATTTTGGAGGTAGAAACTAAAGTATTGGAAATTAAAAGAGTATATATAAAATTAAAGCAGATTATTTATAAAAATAGTGAAAAAATTTTTGAAATGGAGATAAAACTAGCTTTTATTTGTAATGATAGACCATCTGCTATTCCTCAGGATTTTCTAAATCTGTTTGAAAAATTATAG
- a CDS encoding anaerobic ribonucleoside-triphosphate reductase activating protein, giving the protein MQNNNIKVFDLTTFTLLDFPDTPAAIIWLAGCNMRCPYCHNPDIVFGKNSLNFDEVIKFLNKRKRVLEGVVISGGEPTLHKDIFKICKSIKELGYKIKLDTNGSNPDILKKLIEKGYLDYVALDFKGPKKKFENIAKINSYEQTLESIEILIQSDIEYEIRTTVHTLLLNENDINEIIDILKNMGYKKRYFIQNYIHIDKTLKDIGFQERFIEGSLLEKKIDIEFRNFEFKNV; this is encoded by the coding sequence ATGCAAAATAACAATATAAAAGTTTTTGATTTAACAACATTTACACTTCTTGATTTTCCAGATACTCCAGCAGCTATAATATGGCTTGCTGGATGTAATATGAGATGTCCATATTGTCATAATCCCGATATTGTTTTTGGTAAAAATAGTTTAAATTTTGATGAGGTGATAAAATTTTTAAACAAAAGAAAAAGGGTTTTAGAAGGAGTAGTAATTAGTGGTGGAGAGCCTACACTGCATAAAGATATTTTTAAAATATGTAAAAGTATCAAAGAACTTGGTTATAAAATTAAATTAGATACAAATGGAAGTAATCCAGATATTTTAAAAAAGCTTATTGAAAAAGGCTATCTTGATTATGTTGCTTTAGATTTTAAAGGACCAAAAAAGAAATTTGAAAATATAGCAAAAATTAATAGTTATGAGCAGACTCTAGAAAGTATTGAAATTTTGATACAAAGTGATATTGAGTATGAAATTAGAACAACTGTGCATACTTTGCTTTTAAATGAAAATGATATAAATGAGATAATTGATATTTTAAAAAATATGGGATATAAAAAGAGATATTTCATTCAAAATTATATTCATATTGACAAAACATTAAAAGATATCGGTTTTCAAGAAAGATTTATAGAGGGTTCACTTTTAGAAAAAAAAATAGATATAGAATTTAGAAATTTTGAGTTTAAAAATGTGTAA
- a CDS encoding uracil-DNA glycosylase — protein MDKIKKAKLLKNLYYQKWIGYQYIDPINIENNHKNISLPNSLEKLKEIVKNCHLCDLSKTRKNVVFGEGNPHAKLMFIGEGPGATEDEMGRPFVGRAGQLLTKMIENVLEIKREDVYIANIVKCRPPNNRVPTEEEAKTCMPYLIKQIEIINPKILVALGSTSYRYLTNDTTPISKIRGEIVKYKDKILIPTYHPSFLLRNPSKKKEAYLDLLKIKSLL, from the coding sequence ATGGATAAAATCAAAAAAGCAAAACTTTTAAAAAATCTTTATTATCAAAAATGGATTGGATATCAATATATTGATCCAATTAATATCGAAAATAATCATAAAAATATCTCTTTGCCAAATTCACTTGAAAAGTTAAAAGAAATTGTTAAAAACTGCCATCTTTGTGACCTATCTAAAACAAGAAAAAATGTAGTATTTGGCGAAGGAAATCCACATGCAAAACTTATGTTTATAGGAGAAGGACCTGGCGCAACAGAAGATGAGATGGGAAGGCCATTTGTTGGTAGGGCTGGGCAACTTTTAACAAAAATGATTGAAAATGTTTTAGAAATCAAAAGAGAAGATGTTTATATAGCAAATATAGTAAAATGCAGACCTCCAAATAACAGAGTCCCTACTGAAGAAGAAGCAAAAACCTGTATGCCATATCTTATAAAACAGATAGAGATTATAAATCCTAAAATTTTAGTTGCATTAGGAAGTACAAGTTATAGATACTTGACAAATGATACCACTCCTATTTCAAAAATAAGAGGAGAAATAGTAAAATATAAAGATAAAATTTTAATTCCAACATATCATCCAAGCTTTTTATTAAGAAATCCTTCAAAGAAAAAAGAGGCATATTTAGATCTATTAAAAATTAAGAGTCTATTATGA